Proteins found in one Hypericibacter terrae genomic segment:
- a CDS encoding VOC family protein yields the protein MSLGTMNHLGITLSDLKRNEEKFYAPVLGFLGYEKVEDMDEMTLWFSAAHGCSINLWQAKTKAKQPHDRYAPGFHHFAFNADSREEIDRLHALLKKIGATVLDAPAEYSYVPGYYAVFFADPDGLKYELAHIPPGAIG from the coding sequence ATGTCACTTGGCACGATGAATCATTTAGGCATCACGCTCAGCGACCTGAAACGCAACGAGGAGAAGTTCTATGCGCCGGTCCTCGGTTTTCTCGGTTACGAGAAGGTCGAGGATATGGACGAGATGACGCTGTGGTTCTCGGCCGCCCATGGCTGCTCGATCAATCTCTGGCAGGCGAAGACGAAGGCCAAGCAGCCGCATGACCGCTATGCGCCGGGCTTCCATCATTTCGCCTTCAACGCCGACAGCCGCGAGGAAATCGACCGGCTCCATGCGCTGCTGAAGAAGATCGGTGCCACCGTGCTCGATGCACCCGCCGAGTATAGTTATGTGCCCGGCTATTACGCCGTCTTCTTCGCCGATCCCGACGGCCTGAAATACGAACTCGCCCACATCCCGCCGGGTGCGATCGGGTGA
- a CDS encoding error-prone DNA polymerase codes for MSSPPPYAELAAVTNFSFLRGASHPAELVARAAELGLTALAVADRNSLAGVVRAHDAARELGYRLIPGARLVLRDGAEILALPTDRIAYGHLSRLLTLGKMRAPKGECWLDLEDLLEAGDGMMLIALPGADPGPLAGLEALADRLKRLAAAFPGAVFLAAHHHLGGQDEAWIERLQALSLACGTPLVASNDVHYHAPERRILQDVLTCIREGCTIDNAGYRLFANAERHLKSTAEMARLFARWPDAVARTVEIAGRCRFSLDELRYEYPDELTTGGRTPQQELERLARAGAQWRYPGGAPEKIVKALDHELGLIARLDYASYFLTVYDLVRFAREREILCQGRGSAANSTVCYCLGVTSVDPAVNDLLFERFISAERREPPDIDVDFEHERREEVIQYVYDKYGRDRAGIAATVICYRSRSALREVGKAMGLSLDLVGALSSQVWAPTYGKGKGFLDGARLREHGLDPNDPRLAMTLALARELKGFPRHLSQHVGGFVISRGLLSELVPIENAAMEDRTFIEWDKDDLATLGLMKVDVLALGMLTCIAKSFELLRRHYGKSYNLATLPKEDPAIYEMLGRADSIGVFQVESRAQMTMLPRLKPKTFYDLVIEVAIVRPGPIQGGMVHPYLRRRSGEEPVTYPSRELEEVLGKTLGVPLFQEQAMRIAIVAAGFTPDESDRLRRAMATFRHVGTIHTFENKLIEGMVAKGYEREFAQRCFEQIKGFGEYGFPESHAASFALLVYVSSWLKCHYPEIFACAILNSQPMGFYAPAQLVRDAIEHGVEVRPVDVNFSQWDCCLELSDVTSDGRPTNPVARDEERGGAREIIQGGQPKPGVKRRPLALRLGFRQVKGLGEAEMRALVGARGNGYGDPTTLWRRAGLPETVLATLARADAFRSMALDRREALWAVKGLPAAPLPLFEASLAEEQGEEEPVALPRLTQGEHVTEDYASQHLSLKRHPMALVRPAMEAKGYRPCARLKETADGTQLRVAGIVLVRQRPGTASGVIFATLEDETGTANIVVWPRTFERYRRVLLGASLLGVTGKLQREGEVIHLIADRLVDLTPHLRDLASPELPPASSLARADEVRKPGQDARNREIGDRARLKRESSYRSRDFH; via the coding sequence ATGTCCTCACCGCCGCCCTACGCCGAGCTTGCTGCCGTCACCAATTTCTCCTTCCTGCGCGGGGCGTCGCATCCGGCGGAGCTGGTGGCGCGCGCGGCCGAGCTGGGGCTGACGGCGCTCGCGGTTGCCGACCGCAACAGCCTCGCCGGCGTGGTGCGCGCGCATGATGCGGCGCGCGAGCTGGGCTATCGGCTCATTCCCGGCGCGCGGCTGGTCTTGCGCGATGGCGCCGAGATCCTGGCCCTGCCGACCGACCGGATCGCCTATGGGCATCTGTCGCGGCTGCTGACGCTGGGCAAGATGCGCGCGCCCAAGGGCGAATGCTGGCTCGATCTCGAGGATCTGCTCGAGGCCGGCGACGGCATGATGCTGATCGCGCTGCCGGGCGCCGATCCGGGGCCTCTGGCCGGGCTGGAGGCGCTGGCCGACCGCTTGAAGCGATTGGCCGCGGCCTTTCCCGGCGCCGTCTTCCTCGCCGCCCATCATCATCTGGGCGGCCAGGACGAGGCCTGGATCGAACGGCTCCAGGCGCTCAGCCTCGCCTGCGGTACGCCGCTCGTCGCCAGCAACGACGTGCATTATCACGCTCCCGAACGGCGCATCCTGCAGGACGTGCTGACCTGCATCCGCGAAGGCTGCACCATCGACAATGCCGGCTATCGTCTCTTCGCCAATGCCGAGCGCCACCTGAAATCGACGGCCGAGATGGCGCGGCTCTTCGCGCGCTGGCCCGACGCCGTGGCACGCACGGTCGAGATCGCGGGGCGCTGTCGCTTCAGCCTCGACGAGCTGCGCTACGAATATCCCGACGAGCTGACGACCGGCGGTCGCACGCCGCAGCAGGAGCTGGAGAGGCTGGCGAGGGCCGGCGCCCAATGGCGCTATCCCGGCGGCGCGCCGGAGAAGATAGTGAAGGCGCTCGACCATGAGCTCGGCCTGATCGCCCGGCTCGATTACGCCTCCTATTTTCTCACCGTCTACGATCTGGTGCGGTTCGCACGCGAGCGCGAGATCCTCTGCCAGGGCCGCGGCTCGGCCGCCAACTCAACCGTCTGCTATTGCCTCGGCGTCACCTCCGTCGACCCCGCGGTCAACGATCTCCTGTTCGAGCGCTTCATCAGCGCCGAGCGCCGCGAGCCGCCCGACATCGACGTCGATTTCGAGCATGAGCGGCGCGAGGAGGTCATCCAATATGTCTATGACAAATACGGCCGCGACCGCGCCGGCATCGCTGCCACCGTGATCTGCTATCGCAGCCGCTCCGCCTTGCGCGAGGTCGGCAAGGCGATGGGCCTCTCGCTCGATCTGGTCGGCGCGCTCTCGAGCCAGGTCTGGGCGCCGACCTATGGGAAGGGGAAAGGCTTCCTCGACGGCGCGCGGCTGCGCGAGCATGGGCTCGACCCGAACGATCCGCGCCTGGCCATGACGCTGGCGCTGGCGCGCGAGCTCAAGGGCTTTCCGCGCCATCTCTCCCAGCATGTCGGCGGCTTCGTCATCAGCCGCGGTCTGCTGAGCGAGCTGGTGCCGATCGAGAATGCGGCGATGGAGGACCGCACCTTCATCGAGTGGGACAAGGACGACCTCGCCACCCTGGGCCTGATGAAGGTCGACGTGCTGGCGCTCGGCATGCTGACCTGCATCGCCAAGAGCTTCGAGCTCCTGCGCCGGCATTACGGGAAGAGCTACAACCTCGCCACCCTGCCGAAGGAGGATCCGGCCATCTACGAGATGCTGGGCCGGGCCGATTCGATCGGCGTGTTCCAGGTCGAGAGCCGGGCGCAGATGACGATGCTGCCGCGGCTCAAGCCGAAGACATTCTACGACCTCGTCATCGAGGTCGCGATCGTGCGGCCGGGCCCGATCCAGGGCGGCATGGTCCATCCTTACTTGCGCCGCCGGAGCGGCGAGGAGCCGGTGACCTATCCCTCGCGCGAGCTGGAGGAGGTGCTGGGCAAGACTTTGGGCGTGCCGCTGTTCCAGGAGCAGGCGATGCGCATCGCCATCGTCGCGGCCGGCTTCACGCCCGACGAATCCGACCGCCTGCGCCGCGCCATGGCGACCTTCCGGCATGTCGGCACCATCCATACCTTCGAGAACAAGTTGATCGAAGGCATGGTCGCGAAGGGTTACGAGCGCGAGTTCGCCCAGCGCTGCTTCGAGCAGATCAAGGGATTCGGCGAATATGGCTTTCCCGAGAGCCATGCCGCGAGCTTCGCGCTCCTGGTCTATGTCTCCTCCTGGCTCAAATGCCATTATCCCGAGATCTTCGCCTGCGCGATCCTGAACAGCCAGCCGATGGGGTTCTATGCGCCGGCCCAACTGGTGCGCGACGCGATCGAGCATGGCGTCGAGGTGCGGCCCGTCGATGTGAATTTCAGTCAATGGGATTGCTGTCTCGAGTTAAGTGACGTCACGAGCGACGGCCGCCCCACCAACCCCGTCGCTCGTGACGAAGAAAGAGGGGGCGCGCGCGAGATCATCCAGGGCGGCCAGCCGAAGCCGGGCGTGAAGCGGCGGCCCTTGGCGCTGCGCCTGGGCTTCCGTCAGGTGAAGGGGCTGGGCGAGGCCGAGATGCGGGCGCTGGTGGGCGCGCGCGGCAATGGCTATGGCGATCCGACGACGCTCTGGCGGCGCGCCGGCCTGCCCGAGACGGTGCTGGCGACGCTCGCGCGCGCCGATGCTTTCCGCTCGATGGCGCTCGACCGGCGCGAGGCGCTCTGGGCCGTGAAGGGCCTGCCGGCGGCGCCCTTGCCCTTGTTCGAGGCGAGCCTGGCGGAGGAGCAGGGCGAGGAAGAACCCGTCGCGCTGCCGCGCCTGACGCAGGGCGAGCATGTGACCGAGGATTATGCCAGCCAGCATCTTTCGCTGAAGCGCCATCCGATGGCGCTCGTGCGTCCCGCCATGGAAGCGAAAGGTTATCGGCCTTGCGCCCGGCTGAAGGAAACGGCCGACGGCACCCAGCTCAGAGTCGCCGGCATCGTGCTGGTGCGCCAGCGCCCGGGTACCGCCAGCGGCGTGATCTTCGCCACCCTCGAGGACGAGACCGGGACCGCCAATATCGTCGTCTGGCCCCGGACCTTCGAGCGCTATCGCCGGGTTCTCCTGGGCGCAAGCCTTCTCGGCGTCACCGGCAAGCTGCAGCGCGAAGGCGAGGTGATCCATCTGATCGCCGACCGGCTGGTCGACCTGACCCCGCATCTCCGCGACCTGGCCAGCCCCGAGCTGCCGCCGGCCTCGAGCCTCGCGCGGGCCGACGAGGTCAGGAAACCCGGCCAGGATGCGCGCAACCGCGAGATCGGCGACCGCGCGCGCTTAAAGCGCGAATCGTCCTATCGGTCACGGGATTTTCACTAG
- a CDS encoding OsmC family protein, with protein sequence MKVKRQGSAAWQGGLKDGKGSISTESGALKAYPYGFASRFEGQKGSNPEELIGAAHAACFTMALSLILGEAKLTATQMDTSAEVTLEQVAGGYAITSSKLTLKAKIPGATNATFQELAAKAKAGCPVSKLLKAEITLDATLLP encoded by the coding sequence ATGAAAGTCAAGAGACAGGGCTCGGCCGCCTGGCAGGGCGGGCTCAAGGACGGCAAGGGCAGCATCTCGACCGAGAGCGGTGCCTTGAAGGCCTATCCCTATGGTTTCGCCAGCCGCTTCGAAGGCCAGAAGGGCAGCAACCCCGAGGAGCTGATCGGGGCCGCCCACGCCGCCTGCTTCACCATGGCGCTCTCCCTCATCCTGGGCGAGGCCAAGCTCACGGCGACGCAGATGGACACGAGCGCCGAGGTGACGCTGGAGCAGGTCGCGGGCGGTTATGCTATCACCTCCTCCAAGCTGACCTTGAAGGCGAAGATTCCCGGCGCCACCAACGCGACCTTCCAGGAGCTGGCTGCGAAGGCCAAGGCCGGCTGCCCGGTGTCGAAGCTGCTCAAGGCCGAGATCACGCTCGACGCGACGCTGCTCCCCTGA
- a CDS encoding ImuA family protein, whose protein sequence is MADGAAVTNSPVSARLEALKAAVGGFGPGAAAVRVRLGLPELDQALGGGLVQGALHEIASVDGSAAATGFAAFLLGRLVKASQRPVLWTPGADIYAPGLARYGLSPNRVLLADFRRPQALLRALEEGLRCPGLAAVLGEIEEIDLTASRRLQLAAETGGIACLLLRRGPSRNPTAAVTRWQVWSANAQGAKPRWRVSLLRCRGGRTGDWLLEGCRETGGIAVAAALGDRPAQDRVAAR, encoded by the coding sequence ATGGCGGATGGAGCGGCAGTGACGAATTCGCCGGTTTCGGCCCGGCTCGAGGCGCTGAAGGCGGCAGTCGGAGGGTTCGGCCCCGGGGCGGCGGCGGTGCGGGTCCGGCTGGGCCTGCCCGAGCTGGACCAGGCGCTGGGCGGCGGCCTGGTGCAGGGCGCGCTCCATGAGATCGCCTCGGTCGACGGCAGCGCCGCCGCCACCGGCTTTGCCGCCTTCCTTCTGGGCCGGCTGGTCAAGGCCTCGCAGCGTCCCGTGCTCTGGACGCCCGGCGCCGACATCTATGCCCCCGGCCTCGCGCGCTACGGGCTCTCGCCCAACCGCGTTCTGCTGGCCGACTTCCGCCGCCCGCAGGCGCTGCTGCGCGCGCTCGAGGAGGGCTTGCGCTGCCCCGGCCTCGCCGCGGTGCTGGGCGAGATCGAGGAGATCGATCTGACCGCCAGCCGGCGGCTGCAGCTCGCGGCCGAGACCGGCGGCATCGCCTGCCTGCTGCTGCGCCGCGGGCCGTCGCGCAATCCGACCGCGGCGGTGACGCGCTGGCAGGTCTGGTCGGCGAACGCGCAAGGCGCCAAGCCGCGCTGGCGCGTCTCGCTGCTGCGCTGCCGCGGCGGTCGAACCGGAGATTGGCTGTTGGAGGGTTGTCGTGAAACGGGTGGTATCGCTGTGGCTGCCGCATTGGGCGACCGACCGGCTCAAGATCGCGTCGCGGCGCGCTGA
- a CDS encoding endonuclease domain-containing protein — translation MTDLRASFLRSNQTIAERRLWQKLQSKRCAGRRFRRQFRLGAYIVDFVCLSDRLVVEVDGESHNHTIAGDEERSRWIESQGFRIVRFTNDDVRYRLEGVVQMIEAEILGATVSKTEQNGVSLS, via the coding sequence ATGACCGATCTCCGAGCTTCCTTTCTTCGCAGCAACCAGACGATCGCCGAGCGACGTCTGTGGCAGAAGCTCCAGTCGAAACGATGCGCGGGCCGCCGGTTTCGTCGGCAGTTCCGATTGGGTGCCTATATCGTCGACTTCGTCTGCCTGTCCGATCGATTGGTCGTCGAGGTCGACGGCGAATCCCACAATCACACGATCGCCGGGGACGAGGAGCGCTCGCGCTGGATCGAGAGCCAAGGCTTCCGCATCGTTCGTTTCACCAACGACGATGTGAGATACCGTCTTGAGGGCGTGGTTCAGATGATCGAAGCCGAGATTCTTGGTGCAACGGTTTCGAAGACTGAACAGAACGGAGTTTCGCTGAGCTGA
- a CDS encoding Y-family DNA polymerase — protein MKRVVSLWLPHWATDRLKIASRRAEGLAVHREVRLGKVRLNEPRLAWASEEARPLVTVAAANGRALLAAIDENASAAGLLPGMVLADARALVPDLAVRPSHPDKDAAALAQLADWCARFSPWVAVDGADGLFLDITGCAHLFGGEARMIEDLAQRLRRFGYRVRLAIADTPGAAWAAARFATLARGSDSIILPSGGTREAIAGLPVAALRLSQVQAAELERLGLKTIAELYPLPRAALLRRFGLEPARRLDQALGRIDEPINPRTPASPHEARLAFAEPIVEAASIAAALDRMLAGLCGHLASEQLGVRQLRLVLFRVDGSLQHVSIGTSRPNRDPHALRRLFAKLFDRLDPGFGIEAMSLTATQAEPLEDLQLVLAQARAQSQKRARAENRAAVETPLLPAAAESAEPLDETAIERAVDEAALAALADLFANGRFANEPAPVRLTRPAPQESHLPERAVAPVPALAGKAERWTAIALSTVRPVRLLPRPEPLETDETESETLPTSFRWRARPHRIRLAEGPERIAPEWWRPAASGASVSDTRDYYRVEDSEGRRFWLYREQTVSRWYLHGLFA, from the coding sequence GTGAAACGGGTGGTATCGCTGTGGCTGCCGCATTGGGCGACCGACCGGCTCAAGATCGCGTCGCGGCGCGCTGAGGGGCTTGCGGTTCATCGCGAGGTCCGGCTCGGCAAGGTCCGGCTGAACGAGCCGCGCCTGGCCTGGGCTTCCGAAGAGGCGCGCCCGCTGGTGACGGTCGCGGCCGCGAACGGCCGCGCGCTCCTGGCCGCGATCGACGAGAACGCGTCGGCCGCGGGCCTCCTGCCGGGCATGGTGCTGGCCGATGCGCGGGCGCTGGTTCCCGATCTCGCGGTGCGGCCGAGCCACCCCGACAAGGATGCGGCGGCGCTGGCGCAGCTTGCCGACTGGTGCGCGCGCTTCAGCCCCTGGGTCGCGGTCGACGGGGCCGACGGGCTCTTCCTCGACATCACCGGCTGCGCCCATCTCTTCGGCGGCGAGGCGCGGATGATCGAGGATCTGGCGCAGCGGCTGCGCCGCTTCGGCTATCGCGTCCGTCTCGCCATCGCCGATACGCCGGGGGCCGCCTGGGCTGCCGCGCGCTTCGCCACGCTCGCGCGCGGTAGCGACAGCATCATCCTGCCGTCGGGCGGCACGCGCGAGGCGATCGCGGGGCTGCCTGTCGCCGCTTTGCGCCTGTCGCAGGTCCAAGCCGCCGAGCTCGAGCGGCTGGGGCTCAAGACCATTGCCGAGCTTTACCCGCTGCCGCGCGCGGCGCTGCTGCGCCGCTTCGGGCTCGAGCCCGCGCGCCGGCTCGACCAGGCGCTGGGCCGTATCGACGAGCCGATCAATCCGCGCACGCCGGCAAGCCCGCATGAGGCGCGGCTCGCCTTCGCCGAGCCGATCGTCGAGGCCGCTTCGATCGCCGCGGCGCTCGACCGGATGCTGGCGGGGCTCTGCGGTCATCTGGCGTCGGAGCAGCTGGGGGTCCGCCAATTGCGCCTGGTGCTCTTCCGCGTCGATGGCAGCCTGCAGCATGTCTCGATCGGCACCAGCCGCCCCAACCGCGACCCGCATGCGCTGCGCCGCCTCTTCGCCAAGCTGTTCGACCGGCTCGATCCCGGCTTCGGCATCGAGGCGATGAGCCTGACGGCGACGCAGGCCGAGCCGCTCGAGGATCTGCAGCTGGTGCTGGCCCAGGCGCGGGCGCAAAGCCAGAAACGCGCTCGAGCCGAGAACCGCGCTGCCGTCGAAACGCCGTTGCTGCCGGCCGCGGCCGAATCCGCCGAGCCGCTCGACGAGACGGCGATCGAGCGCGCGGTCGACGAGGCGGCGCTCGCGGCGCTGGCCGATCTCTTCGCCAATGGCCGCTTCGCCAACGAGCCGGCCCCGGTGCGGCTGACCCGCCCGGCCCCGCAGGAAAGCCATCTGCCCGAGCGCGCGGTGGCGCCGGTGCCGGCCCTGGCCGGGAAGGCCGAGCGCTGGACCGCGATCGCGCTCAGCACGGTCCGCCCGGTGCGGCTGCTGCCGCGTCCCGAGCCGCTCGAAACCGACGAAACCGAATCCGAGACGCTGCCCACCTCGTTCCGCTGGCGCGCGCGCCCGCACCGCATCCGCCTCGCCGAGGGCCCCGAGCGCATCGCCCCCGAATGGTGGCGCCCGGCCGCGTCGGGTGCTTCGGTCAGCGACACGCGGGATTATTACCGCGTCGAAGACAGCGAAGGCCGCCGCTTCTGGCTCTATCGCGAACAGACCGTCTCCCGCTGGTACCTGCACGGCCTGTTCGCGTAA